A stretch of the Aegilops tauschii subsp. strangulata cultivar AL8/78 chromosome 4, Aet v6.0, whole genome shotgun sequence genome encodes the following:
- the LOC120963574 gene encoding serine/threonine-protein phosphatase 7 long form homolog encodes MVWLLDDVYDTKHRAYMMREKEMKLEPLKIRYHGVSGPAMPYDERYTPYIKQAGLLPWIQLVSRSMPNLNAPLVSGLADRWRSETHSFHLWTGEMTVTLENVSLITGLAIDGMPLCMSIDSDGWREQMIALIGMAPTEAEADVEEGEEKKKRERKAAGAAFTWIQTHFATCPPDATDDVIQTHARVYMRYVVSRSLFPDSTGKNAPWMWLKELTVFHSKWSWGSATLAYLYRQLDDACCRITDSAGIGGNMLLLSPISSSRPGDIELEPASCAKRAAKEEMLKGFFHMFATKETVQVTPEQVEWQPYGADDRLGYTPEFSINPMCLRDRDLWLMRCPLICNWAVEFHLPHRVFRQFGLFQPHPPEWVDTDKALHRLDRRRQRKIKDWDKHHASYVTRF; translated from the exons atggtttggcttctcgacGATGTCTACGACACGAAACACCGGGCCTACATGATGCGCGAGAAGGAGATG AAGCTTGAACCTTTGAAGATTCGGTATCACGGGGTCTCTGGTCCTGCCATGCCTTACGATGAGCGGTACACACCGTACATCAAGCAGGCAGGACTACTCCCGTGGATTCAGTTGGTCAGCCGGTCCATGCCGAATCTGAACGCTCCACTGGTGTCCGGTCTTGCTGATCGGTGGAGGTCGGAGACGCATAGTTTCCATCTTTGGActggggagatgaccgtgacgctcGAGAATGTCTCGTTGATCACCGGTCTTGCTATCGACGGGATGCCTCTCTGTATGAGCATCGATTCTGATGGGTGGCGCGAGCAGATGATTGCTCTTATCGGTATGGCTCCTACTGAGGCTGAGGCTGATgtagaggagggagaagagaagaagaagagggaaagGAAAGCAGCCGGAGCTGCTTTCACGTGGATTCAAACTCACTTTGCGACGTGCCCTCCGGATGCCACTGATGATGTGATCCAGACACATGCTCGTGTCTACATGCGGTATGTTGTGTCGAGGTCTTTGTTTCCTGACTCCACTGGCAAGAAcgctccatggatgtggctgaaggaGTTGACCGTCTTCCATAGCAAATGGAGCTGGGGTTCAGCGACTCTTGCCTACTTGTACCGACAG CTGGACGATGCGTGTTGCAGGATCACAGATAGTGCAGGCATTGGTGGTAATATGCTTCTACTTTCT CCGATCTCCAGTAGCAGGCCAGGTGATATTGAGCTTGAGCCAGCATCGTGTGCTAAACGTGCAGCGAAAGAAGAGATGCTCAAGGGTTTCTTCCACATGTTCGCCACAAAGGAGACAGTCCAG GTTACGCCTGAGCAG GTGGAATGGCAGCCATATGGCGCCGATGATAGACTTGGGTACACCCCGGAGTTTAGCATCAACCCGATGTGCTTGCGGGATAGGGATCTCTGGCTTATGcggtgcccactgatatgcaactgggcTGTTGAGTTTCATTTGCCACATCGCGTGTTTCGTCAGTTTGGTCTGTTCCAACCTCACCCGCCGGAATGGGTGGATACGGACAAAGCACTTCATAG GTTGGACAGGAGAAGGCAGCGGAAGATAAAGGACTGGGACAAGCATCATGCTTCGTATGTTACCCGCTTCTAG